The DNA segment TAACAAGTTTAAAGAATTTTCAAACTATTTATACAAAACATCAAGCCCTTGAATAATAAAGGGCTCACCAATTTAAACAAAACTATAACAGAACTAATGAAGTTGGGTTAAGATTAAAACtcatatctaaaaaaaataaaaaataaaagaacaacatTATGAGTTTTGCAACTTAGTGATAAACAGAGTATCTATAACTTCACAAGAAATAATTGTAGAAATAATAaactttttgttaaatataatcAAACACATTGAGAATTAATTATAGAAATCAAAGTTTaaactttcttattttatacaaatatgaACGGAAGGTTATCTAATCTAGAAAAGTCAAAATAACAGACATAAATCATACttaagttgttttttttttataaattctgaAACAGACATGTTCTATTGATTTTATGGACATGAAACAGACAAgtactatttttcattttataggTACTGATTTTGTGTCTCAAATTTTGTGTCTCAAACTGTAATGAAGGATTGCAAATTAGGGGAGTCTTTATCTGTGACGCCAAATGGAGGGTGCGAAATAAGTGGGAATTTTGTTATCCACTGGTCTGATCAAGTGATTATACATGAAACAATTCGCAAAGGACTAAGCAAGTTTCATTTTTATTACATTTAGAAGAGTTGAAAAGACGTGAGAAAGTCCTCAgtaaaaagggagaaaagagcAAGAAACAGAACAATAGCATCAAATTAAGGCAAAATCTAGGCTAAGCAAACTCAATTGGGTAGATGTAGTATCGCATATTTCTGTATTTTTTCATTTCAAAGTTAGAGTAGAAGTTTTACTTTTTAACTAAATAACTTGTACATTTGATATGGTACGATTACTACTTCAAACTTAATCAGGATATGTAGGTATGCTACTTCTATCAGTATATGCATTAAAGTCTAGATATTAGCCTCATTGACACACACAAATCATAATGCTGTGCTATATCTGCAAACTTCAAACTGCTAATGCACAATGACAAATACAGCTAACAGAATATCCAAGTTCACTTGTGTGGCATTTTACAATgtcaaatacacccaaatttgcaATTGGTATAAGAATAGAGTCTCCAATTCAGACCTTAGTTTAACACCATTGCTTTATGTGACTACGGAGGCAGAgatgcattttcatttttcaatccactAATGGCCTTGAAATGTCTCTTAGAAATGCATCTAGGTTCTCATCAGATGATCCACCATTCGCAACTGCTCTGTGACACATAACCTTAAGTTCTCTTGCCCTCTCTCTGATTTTAATTCCCTCTCTGCTCTCAAGATCCATAAACCTCTTAATCAGTTCCTCTATCTTTTCCTTTGCCAACAGCTTATCACTCCCCAAATTTGATGTCTCTACCTTCCACCCATTCTTCCACTCATCTACAATTTGGCTGCTGTTGGGAACTTGATCCAAGAAAAGAGGGAATGTAAGCATTGGCACGCCGGCATACAGGGCTTCTAGTGTGGAATTCCATCCACAATGGCTCCAGAATCCACCTATGGAAGGATGAGTCAACACCTTCAACTGGTCACACCATGGCACCACCATACCCTTTTCTCCACACTTGTCTTTCAGCCGAGAAGCTTCTGCCCGAGCCACCCACAGGTAACGAATTCCACTGCTGTTTAGCGCTTCGGCGATTTCATCCATTTGGGTACTAGACAATAAGAGGAAACTGCCCAGAGAAATGTATAACACTGATTGAGGTGGTTGAGAATCTAGCCAATTTGCATAGTCAGGGCTATGATCACCAATGTTATAATCTTCTCTTAGCTCCAAATAAGGTATGGCAGGGCCAATAGGATAGACTGGAAAAGAGTATATAGCTTTCAGAGAATCAATTATTTCTGGTTCTAACTCTTGGACTGTGGTGAGTAGAAGGTAATTTGCTATTGGAACCTTTGAGATACACTCCATTGCAAGCTGCATGACTTGGTCATCATTCTGATGTAACACCGTTTCAATGTCTGCCAAATGAACTGAAGAAATTCCTGGGATGTTCTCAGCTTCTGCATCTTCAtgaatcatgaattgaaaccaCACAGATTAGACATACAGCAATCATATATAGGTGCATGAATATAACATTCCACTTACACAGTCTTTGAACTATATGTAAGGAGAAAATCTCACGTTGATATAGATCTCGCATTCTTTCTATAATTGGTAATAGATTAGATTGTTGCTAGTAGTCTCCAATAAAATACAGAAGTTTTGCATGATCTAATTTATTAAGGTGTTCTGAGAATGTCTAACATCTGTACAGCAAAATACAGGAAGGCAACTTACAATTCATCTAATTTTCCCTCGCTCAATATTTCNNNNNNNNNNNNNNNNNNNNNNACA comes from the Arachis duranensis cultivar V14167 chromosome 7, aradu.V14167.gnm2.J7QH, whole genome shotgun sequence genome and includes:
- the LOC107458332 gene encoding UDP-glycosyltransferase 87A1 (The sequence of the model RefSeq protein was modified relative to this genomic sequence to represent the inferred CDS: added 94 bases not found in genome assembly) encodes the protein MHTSEACGDGRTNTCHVVAMPFPGRGHINPMMNLCKTLALRQPKNILITFVVTEEWLGYIASEPKPDSVRFATIPNVVPPERLKAVDFPAFYEATMTKMEAPFEELLDRLEPPVRAIVGCVELRWPVAVAKRRNIPVAAFWTMSASFYSMLHHLDVFARQQNLVATSLDAEAENIPGISSVHLADIETVLHQNDDQVMQLAMECISKVPIANYLLLTTVQELEPEIIDSLKAIYSFPVYPIGPAIPYLELREDYNIGDHSPDYANWLDSQPPQSVLYISLGSFLLLSSTQMDEIAEALNSSGIRYLWVARAEASRLKDKCGEKGMVVPWCDQLKVLTHPSIGGFWSHCGWNSTLEALYAGVPMLTFPLFLDQVPNSSQIVDEWKNGWKVETSNLGSDKLLAKEKIEELIKRFMDLESREGIKIRERARELKVMCHRAVANGGSSDENLDAFLRDISRPLVD